A stretch of DNA from Pseudonocardia hierapolitana:
TCGCTCGCCGCCGGGTCGGCCTCGATCGAGATCGACACCCACGTGGACTGGCACGAGCGGCAGAAGCTGCTCAAACTCGCCTTCCCGGTCGACGTGCACGCAGAGCGGGCGACGTCGGAGATCCAGTTCGGGCACCTGCACCGGCCGATCCACACCAACACCTCGTGGGACGCCGCGCGGTTCGAGACCGTGGCCCACCGCTGGGTGCACGTGGGCGAGCCCGGCTACGGCGTGGCCGTCGCGAACGACTCGACCTACGGCCACGACGTCACCCGCTCCACCCGCCCGGACGGCGGCACGACCACGGTCGTGCGGCTCTCGCTGCTGCGCGCACCGCTCTTCCCCGACCCCACCTCCGACCAGGGCGAGCACCGCCTGCGGGTCTCCCTGAGGGCAGGCGCCACGATCGCGGACGCGGTGGCAGAGGGCTACCGGCTCAACCTGCCGCTGCGCACCGTCCGCGGCGCGCCGATCGCCCCGCTCGTGACGGTCGACTCCCCCGCGGTGGTGGTCGAGGCCGTCAAGCTCGCCGAGGACGGCAGCGGCGACGTCGTCGTGCGGCTCTACGAGGCGCACGGCGGGCGGGCGAGCGCCCGGGTCACGGCCGGCTTCGAGCACTCGGGGGTGGTCGAGACCGACCTCCTGGAACGCCCGCTCCCCGAGCCGGTCGCCCTGGCGGGCGACGGAACGCTGCGGCTGCGCCCGTTCCGGATCGTCACGCTGCGATACCGCCGCGGATGATCATCCTGGGGTCGTGTGCGTCCCCCGGCCGCTCCTGGTGTCGGGCCATGACGCTAGGGATCGGCGCGGGGACCCTCCCCGGACCGAGGCGCCCCGACGGAGCAACCGAAGGGCATTGACACCCGTGAGAGGCCGGCCATAGCGTCCGCGAGTAAGGGCTTTCCGCCCACCCCGTCAGCGACGACGAGAGGTCCACGCATGCCTGCGGACATGTCCCACCTGCCGGTGTCCACCCGCCGCACGTTCCTGTCCCTGGTGGGTGCGCTCGGCATCGGAGGCGCGCTCGCCGCGTGCGGTGGGGACACCGGTGGCCTCGACAGCGGTGGAGGGTCCGGCGGCGGCAAGCCGACGCTCAAGCAGTGGTACCACCTCTACGGCGAGTCGGGCACGGAGCAGGCGGTGCAGCGCTACGCCCAGGGCTACGAGCGGGCCACCGTCGAGGTGCAGTGGACACCCGGCGACTACGAGTCGAAGCTGTCGTCCGGGCTGCTGTCCGACAGCGGCCCTGACGTCTTCGAGTACCAGCTCAACGTGGACATGGTCCGCAGCGGACAGATCGTCCCGCTCGACGACATCGTCGGCCCGGTGCGGGGCGACTACACCGACACCGACGTCACGGCCACGTCGCTCGACGGCTCGATCTACGGCGTGAAGATCGTCGACGACACCGGCTTCCTCTACTACCGCAAGAGCCTCCTCGCCGCGGCGGGCGTGCAGCCGCCCACCACGATGGACGAGCTGATCGACGCCTCCCGCGCGCTGAACCGGGACGGCGTCAAGGGCCTGTTCATCGGCAACGACGCCGGGGTCACCCCCGCGTTCGGCGGCGGCGCCCTGCTCGACCTCGTGTTGTGGTCGGCAGGAACGGCGAACCTCACCGCGGACAACAGGATCGGCTTCACCACGCCGGAGGCGAAGGACTCGTTCCGCAAGCTGCGTGAGCTCGCCGAGAGCGGTTCGATCCTGCTCGGGGCGCCCACCGACTTCTGGGACCCGTCGGCGTTCACCCAGGAGCTCGCCGCCATGCAGTGGTGCGGGCTCTGGGCGATGCCGAAGATCAAAGAGGCATTCGGCGACGACTTCGGCATCGTGCCGTGGCCCGCGCTGAGCGCGACCGTCGGCAAGCCGGTCACCTTCCTCGGCGGCTGGACCTCCTTCGTCAGCGCCAAGGCGCGGGACGTCGACCTGGCCAAGGACTTCGTCAAGTGGCTGTGGATCGACAACGCCGAGGCGCAGGAGGACTTCAACCTCTCGTACGGCTTCCACATCCCGCCGCGCAAGAGCCTCGCTGCGAGCGCCCAGAAGCTGCAGGAAGGGGTCGCGGCGGAGGCCCTGCGCATCTTCAACGAGTCCGCGGTGGCGCCGAACCCGATGTGGACCCCGAAGATGAAGTCGGCGTTCGCCGATGCGGCCACCGCGATCGTCCGCGGCGGCGGAGACATCGACGCCGAGCTCGCCAAGGCGCAGCAGGCGGTCGAGGCCGAGCTGGCCCGCCTCGCGGCGTGAGCACGGTCGAAGCACCGCCGTCGCCGCCCCGGCACGCGGCAGGCGCCCGGCCGCGGCGCCGCGGGAGCATGGGGGCCACGCCTGCGTTCTGGCTCTTCATGGGGCCGTTCCTCGCGGGCCTGGTCGTGTTCGTGTACCTGCCGATCGCCTGGAGCTTCGTCCTCAGCTTCAACCGGGCGCAGAACACGGTGCAGCCCCGCGAGTTCGTCGGCCTCCAGAACTACCTCGACCTGCTCGGGCCCGGGCCGTTCCTCGACAGCCTGTGGACCTTCACCGTCTTCGCCGCGATCATCGTGCCGCTCACGTTCGTGCTGTCGCTGCTGCTCGCGGTGCTGCTCAACCAGATCGCCGTGGCGCGGGCCTTCTTCCGGTCGGCCTTCTTCCTGCCCACCGCGTGCTCCTACGTGGTGGCGTCGCTGATCTGGAAGCTGTCGATCTTCAACGGCGTGCGGTTCGGGCTGGCCAACCAGGTGCTCTCGCTGTTCGGCGTCGAGAACATCGCGTGGCTGTCGTCGGTGAGCCCGCCGTGGTACTGGCTGGTGCTGGCCACCGTGCGGCTGTGGCTGCAGCTGGGCTTCTACATCATCCTGTTCCTCGCCGGGCTGCAGCGGATCTCCCCCGAGCTCTACGAGGCCGCGTACGTGGACGGTGCCAAGGCCGGGTGGCAGACGTTCCGCCACATCACCCTGCCGCAGCTGCGGACGACGTCGGTGGCGGTGCTGCTGCTCAACCTGATCGCGGCCTACCAGGCGTTCGACGAGTTCTACAACCTCCTGGGCAACAGCTCGCTGGCCCGGCCGCCGCTCGTCTACCTCTACTACACCGCGCAGAGCAACCAGGACTACGGCCACGGCAGCGCAGGCGCCATGATCCTCGCCGCCCTGATCGTGCTGGTGACGCTGGCGCAGAACCGCATCTACGGGTTCGGGAGGCCGGAGACATGAGGCAGTCCGGCATCCCCGTGACCGTGGCGCGGTACGCCGCGCTCGTCGTCGCGACCGTGCTGTTCCTGCTGCCGTTCTACCTGATGCTGCGCAACGCGCTCGCGACCGACCGGGAGATCACCGGCGTCGACTGGACGATCTTCCCGAGCTCGCTGCGGTGGGGCAACGTCGCCGAGGCCTTCGCGGACCCGACGGCGAACCTCGCACGGGCCATGTTCAACTCGGCGTTCATCGCGGTGACGCAGACGGCCGGGACGGTGCTGCTCTCGTCGATGGCGGGGTACGCGCTGGCCCGCATCCCGTTCCGGTACGCCACCCCGATCTTCTACGCGGTGCTGCTCACGCTGATGGTGCCGCCCGCCGTGACGTTCGTGCCGAGCTTCATCATCGTGTCCCGGCTGGGCTGGGTGAACTCCTACCAGGGGATCATCGTCCCGGTCCTGTTCAGCGGGTTCACCGCGTTCCTGTTCCGGCAGTACTTCCTCAACTTCCCGCGGGAGCTGGAGGAGGCGGGCCGCATCGACGGCCTCGGCTACCTCGGCGTCTTCTGGCGGATCGTGGTGCCGAACTCGCTCGGTTTCTTCGCCGCCATCTCGGTCATCACGGCCATCGCCTCGTGGAACCAGTTCCTGTGGCCGCTCGTCGTCGGGCAGAACCCGTCGATGTGGACGGTGCAGGTGTCGCTCTCGACGCTGATGACGGCCCAGACGATCAACCTGCACCAGGTGTTCATGGCCGCGCTCATCTCGATCGTGCCCCTGGTGCTCGTGTTCGTGTTCCTGCAGCGCTACCTCGTGCAGGGAGTCGCGGAGTCGGGGATCAAGGGCTGATCTCCGCCAGCCCCCGCTCGGCGCGGCGTCGAGACTCGGTCCCATGACCGACGACGCACTGACCGTGCTGCGGGGCATGTACGCGGCCGAGCAGGAGTACCTGGACGCGGGCGGGCCCGGAAGGGCGAGCTTCGAGACCCTGGCGCCGTTCTTCGCGCCCGACGTGGTGCTGCACCAGGCCGAGACGCTGCCCTACGGCGGCACCTGGCGCGGGCACGCCGGGCTGGAGCGCTTCTTCGCAGCGATGAGCACGGCCTGGGAGGCGTTCGAGATGCTCGAGCAGGAGTTCCACCCGGCCGGCGACGTGGTCGTCGTGCGCACCGAGGTGCGCGCCACGGCCCGCGCGACCGGCCGGAAGCTGGAGTTCCCGATCCTGCAGACGGTGCGCGTCGCCGAGGGGCGCATCACCGAGGTGTGGCCGTTCTACTGGGACACCGCGGCGATCGCGGACGCCTGCCGGGCCGTTCCGCACACCGCTACCCGCGCGGCCAGGTGATCCGTGGCTAGTGCTTCCCGCCGGAGGTTCGTCGGGGGTATCGGTGGATCCAGCTTCTCGCTGGGCGTGCCGGCGGGCAGCCCTCGTACCGGGCGTACTCGGGCTGTTCGCCGGTGCGTCCAGCGTGGAGCTGGGCCGCAGAGACCCTTGGCGAACCTCCGGCGGGGAGCACTAGCGCGTGTTTACTAATCGGCGGAGCCAGATGTTGATCTCTACGATCTGGGTGGTGGCTTCGAAGCGCAGGGCGAGCTTGTCGTAGCGGGTGGCGAACCCTCGGTGCTGTTTGTGCAGGTTGATGCTGCACTCAACGGCATGCCGCTGGCGGTAGATGTCGGGGTCGAACCGTGGAGGCCGTCCACCACGTGATCCACGCTTACGCCGGTGGGCCTGCTGGTCGCGCTTGATCGGGATAGTCGCGCGGATACCGCGTCGGCGTAGGTAGGCGCGGTTGGCCCAGGATGAGTAGGCCTTGTCGGCCAGTACCCGGTCCGGTCGGGTCCGGGGCCGCCCCTGCCCGGGCCGCAGGACCCGGATGCGTTCCAGGACCGGCACGAACTGCGGGCTGTCTCCTCGATGCCCGGCGGTGAGCAGCATCGACAGCGGCTTACGCCCCTGCTCAGAAGCCAGATGCAGCTTTGTGGTCCATCCGCCACGGGACCGGCCGAGTGCGTGGTCGGCCGGCTCATCACCGGGTGGTTCGACTTGACCGGCCGGGTCTTGGCGGGCGCCCGCGGCGTGCTGGTGCGCCCGCACGATCGTGGAGTCCACCGACACGTCCCAGCAGATCAGGCCAGCCTCGTCACCGAGTTGCTG
This window harbors:
- a CDS encoding sugar ABC transporter substrate-binding protein encodes the protein MPADMSHLPVSTRRTFLSLVGALGIGGALAACGGDTGGLDSGGGSGGGKPTLKQWYHLYGESGTEQAVQRYAQGYERATVEVQWTPGDYESKLSSGLLSDSGPDVFEYQLNVDMVRSGQIVPLDDIVGPVRGDYTDTDVTATSLDGSIYGVKIVDDTGFLYYRKSLLAAAGVQPPTTMDELIDASRALNRDGVKGLFIGNDAGVTPAFGGGALLDLVLWSAGTANLTADNRIGFTTPEAKDSFRKLRELAESGSILLGAPTDFWDPSAFTQELAAMQWCGLWAMPKIKEAFGDDFGIVPWPALSATVGKPVTFLGGWTSFVSAKARDVDLAKDFVKWLWIDNAEAQEDFNLSYGFHIPPRKSLAASAQKLQEGVAAEALRIFNESAVAPNPMWTPKMKSAFADAATAIVRGGGDIDAELAKAQQAVEAELARLAA
- a CDS encoding carbohydrate ABC transporter permease gives rise to the protein MRQSGIPVTVARYAALVVATVLFLLPFYLMLRNALATDREITGVDWTIFPSSLRWGNVAEAFADPTANLARAMFNSAFIAVTQTAGTVLLSSMAGYALARIPFRYATPIFYAVLLTLMVPPAVTFVPSFIIVSRLGWVNSYQGIIVPVLFSGFTAFLFRQYFLNFPRELEEAGRIDGLGYLGVFWRIVVPNSLGFFAAISVITAIASWNQFLWPLVVGQNPSMWTVQVSLSTLMTAQTINLHQVFMAALISIVPLVLVFVFLQRYLVQGVAESGIKG
- a CDS encoding IS5 family transposase encodes the protein MGTVPAGARHDLTDAQWQLLAPLLPAVSGRGRPRTWTRRQLIDGIRWRTRAGTPWRDIPERYGSWQSVYGLFRAWQRDGIWTRIMERLQQLGDEAGLICWDVSVDSTIVRAHQHAAGARQDPAGQVEPPGDEPADHALGRSRGGWTTKLHLASEQGRKPLSMLLTAGHRGDSPQFVPVLERIRVLRPGQGRPRTRPDRVLADKAYSSWANRAYLRRRGIRATIPIKRDQQAHRRKRGSRGGRPPRFDPDIYRQRHAVECSINLHKQHRGFATRYDKLALRFEATTQIVEINIWLRRLVNTR
- a CDS encoding carbohydrate ABC transporter permease, whose amino-acid sequence is MGATPAFWLFMGPFLAGLVVFVYLPIAWSFVLSFNRAQNTVQPREFVGLQNYLDLLGPGPFLDSLWTFTVFAAIIVPLTFVLSLLLAVLLNQIAVARAFFRSAFFLPTACSYVVASLIWKLSIFNGVRFGLANQVLSLFGVENIAWLSSVSPPWYWLVLATVRLWLQLGFYIILFLAGLQRISPELYEAAYVDGAKAGWQTFRHITLPQLRTTSVAVLLLNLIAAYQAFDEFYNLLGNSSLARPPLVYLYYTAQSNQDYGHGSAGAMILAALIVLVTLAQNRIYGFGRPET
- a CDS encoding nuclear transport factor 2 family protein; this encodes MTDDALTVLRGMYAAEQEYLDAGGPGRASFETLAPFFAPDVVLHQAETLPYGGTWRGHAGLERFFAAMSTAWEAFEMLEQEFHPAGDVVVVRTEVRATARATGRKLEFPILQTVRVAEGRITEVWPFYWDTAAIADACRAVPHTATRAAR